A single Anopheles arabiensis isolate DONGOLA chromosome 2, AaraD3, whole genome shotgun sequence DNA region contains:
- the LOC120898043 gene encoding uncharacterized protein LOC120898043 isoform X9, whose protein sequence is MDECQHELDFEELEKLCRHTPEDELSEAEADQLGETGGTEEGGGAGERFRDMGQSESKKASKKAATDTGLHTKGTAMSFGFKKHKVHQATTGSNGTIGTTGNNKLPPGAVTHTGDGGGGGVGASAEPVPGAVTNQIKKFSHSNHNNNNNNNNNNNSNNATLEREKAERELVQATVISNPGVDAAFSDNNGNSGSVESVDDTSGGVMGPGRTTAATGRSTPRLQPAKKDSNGAPYRSNRFGFRTNNIVRPASVGLQPRVANDFDKHSSTATNTNNNNNIHAHNNNNNNVYVVNDKRRSKSASSAASARTTFTPLPGTTAAAAATGTGGNGAILLHQHAYGGGATALHRPLPKYQAPSTKIAHPTVPDSNSGAGGTYQHQMTKCNQGEHKNTQHSGTGAKQTAQQHQYTHGSEAGQNAPSGGGLCAKPPLTGNGHTAGGTTTSAKLGQEAATTASKFTLHTSSLPKPQYPVSISLTGTTAGPAAAASSRYTMDTKGAKHAVNVSRKEFANTNVTGAPALEDTTTTTTSSIRMPRQRYRNLEMVMSGRHKFEVRDLEALTTEPIVPLPLPELPSAFCSTGNQRTAPLSGLIRSTELNASANASALHDDIDINDNRYEQAEPGAAEEQVTPTAPDSEGQKESLEEEKLLRDNNSSEKSLIKGGAMKELMESYEESKSSTPSCSRASWFTAGEALAAKDFGIRSLTSSVESSTSRQTDSMPGSAQDEQEEEDISSVTITAGNPSAFSSISAPIPMDVSATNLDSVSEVLVSFTDPGTDPLASGGGDAATEPNRMYRNEQAKFAEMAAAISDVLLLDDETSPTDSLVSSCTENSDDVKKPRGGKKTAENTKEKEKDIDEISPELDELTSPVSPGTPTHASNSLSLSDGGRDFLIDDEIADQPGLVFDEGSTLDLGSLNLNLTSQKTDTDRTLKDNHNRAAAAGTTNGTGSQPAAIRATPPSAPKPRRAMPDAYESPALSRKSARSGNRMARAESLDTLSPCDSIASDDFMLDFDCNSSMDSIDRVARSSMGGSANGLNSMDELQLWSELENKGGHIIREWSTLLRSSPQSNSTHRSQLPARARLLTRRLQNNATPTNGSESPRSIDSLPRRTFAGSYKTATLSQFHNLANNNNNNNCTDSASTATNSAEDLTLLDKSLRNSMLQDVVHFKKQLVRLRRIMQEDEENLMMTDTLNPFENNNGQFFTTAAAAMAANGTIGSATTTAAATTATSQEQQQQQQQENILIRESSVAALALLEDQRQELADLRRQVVYLQGELTAKDRTIRQQQNLIEKYEAEREKQHQQQLHSLTNGGSSTESGEGTALSGPDSTGSSDRNHQSAETISTATQTERLRPVSFGGQEGLGS, encoded by the exons ATGGATGAATGCCAGCATGAGCTCGACTTTGAGGAGCTAGAAAAACTGTGCAGACACACGCCGGAGGACGAACTGTCAGAAGCGGAAGCGGACCAGCTGGGTGAAACGGGCGGCACAGAGGAGGGAGGCGGAGCGGGCGAAAGGTTTAGAGATATG GGCCAATCGGAGAGCAAGAAAGCGTCGAAGAAAGCGGCCACCGACACTGGCCTGCACACCAAGGGGACGGCTATGTCGTTTGGCTTCAAGAAGCACAAGGTGCATCAGGCAACCACCGGCAGCAACGGTACGATCGGCACAACCGGAAACAACAAATTGCCACCGGGTGCGGTCACACATACCggcgacggtggtggtggtggtgtcggtgCCAGCGCAGAACCAGTCCCGGGAGCGGTCACTAATCAGATCAAGAAGTTCAGCCACAgtaaccacaacaacaacaacaataataataacaacaacaacagcaataatGCGACACTGGAAAGGGAGAAAGCGGAAAGGGAGCTGGTGCAGGCCACCGTCATCTCGAACCCGGGCGTCGATGCGGCATTTAGCGACAACAACGGAAATAGCG GATCGGTAGAGTCGGTGGACGACACGAGCGGTGGTGTGATGGGCCCCGGCCGAACCACGGCCGCCACCGGCCGTTCCACACCGCGGCTCCAACCCGCCAAGAAGGACAGCAACGGGGCGCCGTACCGCAGCAATCGGTTCGGCTTCCGCACCAACAACATCGTCCGGCCGGCATCGGTCGGGCTGCAGCCCCGGGTGGCCAACGATTTTGACAAACATTCCTCCACCGctaccaacaccaacaacaacaacaacatccacgcccataacaacaacaataacaacgtGTACGTCGTTAACGACAAGCGCCGCTCGAAGAGCGCCTCCTCGGCGGCCAGCGCACGCACAACCTTTACGCCGCTGCCGGGCACaacagcggcggcggctgcaaCCGGAACCGGCGGGAATGGGGCGATCCTGCTGCACCAGCACGCGTACGGTGGGGGTGCAACTGCGCTGCATCGTCCGCTGCCGAAATACCAGGCGCCGAGTACGAAAATAGCCCACCCCACCGTGCCGGACTCCAACAGTGGTGCCGGTGGGACTTATCAACATCAGATGACGAAATGCAACCAGGGAGAGCATAAAAATACTCAGCATTCCGGTACCGGGGCGAAGCAGACGGCCCAGCAGCATCAGTATACGCACGGCAGCGAAGCCGGCCAGAACGCACCAAGCGGTGGTGGTCTATG TGCAAAACCACCACTGACTGGCAATGGGCATACGGCCGGCGGCACCACTACATCGGCCAAACTAGGTCAGGAGGCGGCCACAACGGCCAGCAAGTTTACGCTGCACACGTCCAGCCTGCCGAAACCGCAGTACCCGGTGTCGATCTCACTGACCGGTACTACCGCCGggcccgccgccgccgccagctCGCGCTACACGATGGACACGAAGGGTGCCAAGCATGCGGTCAACGTGAGTCGCAAAGAGTTCGCCAACACGAACGTGACCGGGGCGCCCGCGCTCGAGGACACGACCACCACGACGACCAGCAGCATCCGGATGCCGCGGCAGCGCTACCGCAACCTGGAGATGGTGATGAGCGGCCGGCACAAGTTCGAGGTGCGCGATCTGGAAGCGCTAACGACGGAACCGATCGtaccgctgccgctgccggaGCTGCCGAGTGCGTTCTGCAGCACGGGCAACCAGCGAACGGCACCGCTCAGCGGGCTGATCCGCTCGACCGAGCTGAATGCCAGTGCCAATGCGTCCGCCCTGCACGACGATATCGACATCAACGATAACCGGTACGAGCAGGCCGAGCCGGGCGCGGCAGAGGAGCAAGTGACACCGACGGCACCGGACAGCGAAGGGCAGAAGGAAAGCCTCGAGGAGGAAAAGCTACTGCGCGATAACAACTCGTCGGAAAAGAGTCTGATCAAGGGCGGCGCGATGAAGGAGCTGATGGAGAGCTACGAGGAAAGCAAGAGCTCGACGCCGAGCTGCTCGCGCGCTTCCTGGTTCACGGCCGGTGAGGCACTGGCCGCGAAAGACTTTGGCATCCGCAGCCTAACGAGCAGCGTGGAGAGCAGCACATCGAGGCAGACCGATTCGATGCCCGGCAGCGCACAGGACGAGCAGGAAGAGGAGGACATCAGCTCCGTCACCATTACGGCGGGCAATCCTTCGGCGTTCT CTTCCATTTCAGCGCCGATCCCGATGGATGTTTCCGCCACCAACCTGGACAGTGTGTCGGAGGTGCTGGTCAGCTTCACCGACCCAGGAACGGATCCGCTTGCTAGTGGGGGCGGCGATGCTgccaccgaaccgaaccgaatgtACCGCAACGAGCAGGCCAAGTTTGCGGAAATGGCCGCCGCCATCAGtgacgtgctgctgctggacgatgAAACCTCCCCGACGGACAGTCTCGTTAGCAGCTGTACGGAGAACTCGGACGACGTGAAGAAACCGCGCGGCGGCAAGAAAACGGCCGAAAACACGAAGGAAAAGGAGAAGGACATCGATGAGATCTCGCccgagctggacgagctgaCCAGTCCCGTCTCGCCCGGCACACCGACCCATGCTTCCAACTCACTGTCGCTGTCGGACGGCGGGAGGGATTTTCTGATTGACGACGAAATCGCCGACCAGCCGGGGCTGGTGTTCGATGAGGGCAGTACGCTCGATCTTGGCTCGCTCAATCTTAACCTGACATCACAGAAGACCGACACCGATCGAACGCTAAAGGACAACCACaatcgagctgctgctgctggcactaCAAACGGGACCGGCTCCCAACCGGCAGCAATCAGGGCGACTCCACCGTCAGCGCCCAAGCCGAGGAGGGCTATGCCGGATGCGTACGAATCGCCGGCCCTGTCGCGCAAGTCGGCACGCAGCGGCAATCGCATGGCGCGGGCAGAATCGCTCGACACGCTCTCACCGTGCGACTCGATCGCGTCCGATGACTTTATGCTTGACTTTgactgcaacagcagcatggaCTCCATCGATCG GGTCGCGCGTTCCAGTATGGGTGGCAGCGCTAACGGGTTAAACTCGAtggacgagctgcagctgtGGTCCGAGCTGGAGAACAAAGGCGGACACATCATACGCGAGTGGAGCACACTGCTACGCAGCAGCCCGCAGAGCAACAGCACTCACAG ATCCCAGCTACCGGCAAGGGCACGGCTACTCACCCGACGCCTGCAGAACAACGCGACGCCCACGAATGGATCGGAAAGCCCGCGCTCGATCGACAGCCTGCCGCGGCGAACGTTCGCCGGCTCGTACAAGACGGCCACCCTGAGCCAGTTCCACAATCtcgccaacaacaacaacaacaacaactgtacGGACTCTGCCTCGACCGCTACCAACTCCGCGGAAGATCTCACCCTGCTCGACAAGTCGCTGCGCAACTCCATGCTCCAGGACGTGGTGCACTTCAAGAAGCAGCTGGTACGACTCCGCCGGATAATGCAAGAG GATGAAGAAAATTTGATGATG ACCGATACTCTCAACCCATTTGAAAATAACAATGGGCAATTCTTCACGACGGCAGCAGCCGCAATGGCCGCCAATGGTACGATCGGCTCGGCAACAACTACAGCGGCAGCGACGACGGCAACGTCCCaggaacagcaacagcagcagcagcaagaaaacATACTCATCCGCGAGTCCAGCGTGGCGGCCCTTGCCCTACTCGAGGACCAGCGGCAGGAGCTGGCGGATCTCAGAAGACAGGTGGTTTACCTTCAG GGTGAGCTAACGGCCAAAGATCGCACGAttcggcagcagcagaatcTGATCGAAAAGTATGAAGCGGAGCGAGagaagcagcaccagcagcagctccacagCCTCACGAACGGTGGCTCGTCCACGGAGAGCGGGGAAGGTACGGCCCTATCCGGGCCGGACAGTACCGGCAGCAGCGATCGGAACCACCAGTCGGCGGAAACCATCAGCACCGCCACGCAAACGGAACGA CTGAGGCCCGTTTCCTTCGGTGGACAGGAAGGATTAGGAAG TTAA
- the LOC120898043 gene encoding uncharacterized protein LOC120898043 isoform X4 — MGKCASKQPAPGLNEFGSAPYLAICSEDDILYINVGQSESKKASKKAATDTGLHTKGTAMSFGFKKHKVHQATTGSNGTIGTTGNNKLPPGAVTHTGDGGGGGVGASAEPVPGAVTNQIKKFSHSNHNNNNNNNNNNNSNNATLEREKAERELVQATVISNPGVDAAFSDNNGNSGSVESVDDTSGGVMGPGRTTAATGRSTPRLQPAKKDSNGAPYRSNRFGFRTNNIVRPASVGLQPRVANDFDKHSSTATNTNNNNNIHAHNNNNNNVYVVNDKRRSKSASSAASARTTFTPLPGTTAAAAATGTGGNGAILLHQHAYGGGATALHRPLPKYQAPSTKIAHPTVPDSNSGAGGTYQHQMTKCNQGEHKNTQHSGTGAKQTAQQHQYTHGSEAGQNAPSGGGLCAKPPLTGNGHTAGGTTTSAKLGQEAATTASKFTLHTSSLPKPQYPVSISLTGTTAGPAAAASSRYTMDTKGAKHAVNVSRKEFANTNVTGAPALEDTTTTTTSSIRMPRQRYRNLEMVMSGRHKFEVRDLEALTTEPIVPLPLPELPSAFCSTGNQRTAPLSGLIRSTELNASANASALHDDIDINDNRYEQAEPGAAEEQVTPTAPDSEGQKESLEEEKLLRDNNSSEKSLIKGGAMKELMESYEESKSSTPSCSRASWFTAGEALAAKDFGIRSLTSSVESSTSRQTDSMPGSAQDEQEEEDISSVTITAGNPSAFSSISAPIPMDVSATNLDSVSEVLVSFTDPGTDPLASGGGDAATEPNRMYRNEQAKFAEMAAAISDVLLLDDETSPTDSLVSSCTENSDDVKKPRGGKKTAENTKEKEKDIDEISPELDELTSPVSPGTPTHASNSLSLSDGGRDFLIDDEIADQPGLVFDEGSTLDLGSLNLNLTSQKTDTDRTLKDNHNRAAAAGTTNGTGSQPAAIRATPPSAPKPRRAMPDAYESPALSRKSARSGNRMARAESLDTLSPCDSIASDDFMLDFDCNSSMDSIDRVARSSMGGSANGLNSMDELQLWSELENKGGHIIREWSTLLRSSPQSNSTHRSQLPARARLLTRRLQNNATPTNGSESPRSIDSLPRRTFAGSYKTATLSQFHNLANNNNNNNCTDSASTATNSAEDLTLLDKSLRNSMLQDVVHFKKQLVRLRRIMQEDEENLMMTDTLNPFENNNGQFFTTAAAAMAANGTIGSATTTAAATTATSQEQQQQQQQENILIRESSVAALALLEDQRQELADLRRQVVYLQGELTAKDRTIRQQQNLIEKYEAEREKQHQQQLHSLTNGGSSTESGEGTALSGPDSTGSSDRNHQSAETISTATQTERLRPVSFGGQEGLGSRSEKPVTPKNGLRTPSAVGLAGATPPHQHHHHHHHTNGTPTTPKSKTQISSVYTQLSSVRHSYAGNGSAPTTPTHGTGAQNGLRRTSLGSSHNLSTFGLHSPSERSPNGSNKPVRTTHIGTLASPIQRQPPNGTTVKPPPSKAVPPSRTNGVVTASKLNGLNGTAKRMAAGAGTTTGSSSIIRPPSSFGSSSSLASVGEPLKSKSAPLVVVPNGKLLTPAATGAATSDERETSSSSDSDKDTVVVNGGAIGTAGSCCSEESNLASAGNTNGSTVNGIVGH; from the exons GGCCAATCGGAGAGCAAGAAAGCGTCGAAGAAAGCGGCCACCGACACTGGCCTGCACACCAAGGGGACGGCTATGTCGTTTGGCTTCAAGAAGCACAAGGTGCATCAGGCAACCACCGGCAGCAACGGTACGATCGGCACAACCGGAAACAACAAATTGCCACCGGGTGCGGTCACACATACCggcgacggtggtggtggtggtgtcggtgCCAGCGCAGAACCAGTCCCGGGAGCGGTCACTAATCAGATCAAGAAGTTCAGCCACAgtaaccacaacaacaacaacaataataataacaacaacaacagcaataatGCGACACTGGAAAGGGAGAAAGCGGAAAGGGAGCTGGTGCAGGCCACCGTCATCTCGAACCCGGGCGTCGATGCGGCATTTAGCGACAACAACGGAAATAGCG GATCGGTAGAGTCGGTGGACGACACGAGCGGTGGTGTGATGGGCCCCGGCCGAACCACGGCCGCCACCGGCCGTTCCACACCGCGGCTCCAACCCGCCAAGAAGGACAGCAACGGGGCGCCGTACCGCAGCAATCGGTTCGGCTTCCGCACCAACAACATCGTCCGGCCGGCATCGGTCGGGCTGCAGCCCCGGGTGGCCAACGATTTTGACAAACATTCCTCCACCGctaccaacaccaacaacaacaacaacatccacgcccataacaacaacaataacaacgtGTACGTCGTTAACGACAAGCGCCGCTCGAAGAGCGCCTCCTCGGCGGCCAGCGCACGCACAACCTTTACGCCGCTGCCGGGCACaacagcggcggcggctgcaaCCGGAACCGGCGGGAATGGGGCGATCCTGCTGCACCAGCACGCGTACGGTGGGGGTGCAACTGCGCTGCATCGTCCGCTGCCGAAATACCAGGCGCCGAGTACGAAAATAGCCCACCCCACCGTGCCGGACTCCAACAGTGGTGCCGGTGGGACTTATCAACATCAGATGACGAAATGCAACCAGGGAGAGCATAAAAATACTCAGCATTCCGGTACCGGGGCGAAGCAGACGGCCCAGCAGCATCAGTATACGCACGGCAGCGAAGCCGGCCAGAACGCACCAAGCGGTGGTGGTCTATG TGCAAAACCACCACTGACTGGCAATGGGCATACGGCCGGCGGCACCACTACATCGGCCAAACTAGGTCAGGAGGCGGCCACAACGGCCAGCAAGTTTACGCTGCACACGTCCAGCCTGCCGAAACCGCAGTACCCGGTGTCGATCTCACTGACCGGTACTACCGCCGggcccgccgccgccgccagctCGCGCTACACGATGGACACGAAGGGTGCCAAGCATGCGGTCAACGTGAGTCGCAAAGAGTTCGCCAACACGAACGTGACCGGGGCGCCCGCGCTCGAGGACACGACCACCACGACGACCAGCAGCATCCGGATGCCGCGGCAGCGCTACCGCAACCTGGAGATGGTGATGAGCGGCCGGCACAAGTTCGAGGTGCGCGATCTGGAAGCGCTAACGACGGAACCGATCGtaccgctgccgctgccggaGCTGCCGAGTGCGTTCTGCAGCACGGGCAACCAGCGAACGGCACCGCTCAGCGGGCTGATCCGCTCGACCGAGCTGAATGCCAGTGCCAATGCGTCCGCCCTGCACGACGATATCGACATCAACGATAACCGGTACGAGCAGGCCGAGCCGGGCGCGGCAGAGGAGCAAGTGACACCGACGGCACCGGACAGCGAAGGGCAGAAGGAAAGCCTCGAGGAGGAAAAGCTACTGCGCGATAACAACTCGTCGGAAAAGAGTCTGATCAAGGGCGGCGCGATGAAGGAGCTGATGGAGAGCTACGAGGAAAGCAAGAGCTCGACGCCGAGCTGCTCGCGCGCTTCCTGGTTCACGGCCGGTGAGGCACTGGCCGCGAAAGACTTTGGCATCCGCAGCCTAACGAGCAGCGTGGAGAGCAGCACATCGAGGCAGACCGATTCGATGCCCGGCAGCGCACAGGACGAGCAGGAAGAGGAGGACATCAGCTCCGTCACCATTACGGCGGGCAATCCTTCGGCGTTCT CTTCCATTTCAGCGCCGATCCCGATGGATGTTTCCGCCACCAACCTGGACAGTGTGTCGGAGGTGCTGGTCAGCTTCACCGACCCAGGAACGGATCCGCTTGCTAGTGGGGGCGGCGATGCTgccaccgaaccgaaccgaatgtACCGCAACGAGCAGGCCAAGTTTGCGGAAATGGCCGCCGCCATCAGtgacgtgctgctgctggacgatgAAACCTCCCCGACGGACAGTCTCGTTAGCAGCTGTACGGAGAACTCGGACGACGTGAAGAAACCGCGCGGCGGCAAGAAAACGGCCGAAAACACGAAGGAAAAGGAGAAGGACATCGATGAGATCTCGCccgagctggacgagctgaCCAGTCCCGTCTCGCCCGGCACACCGACCCATGCTTCCAACTCACTGTCGCTGTCGGACGGCGGGAGGGATTTTCTGATTGACGACGAAATCGCCGACCAGCCGGGGCTGGTGTTCGATGAGGGCAGTACGCTCGATCTTGGCTCGCTCAATCTTAACCTGACATCACAGAAGACCGACACCGATCGAACGCTAAAGGACAACCACaatcgagctgctgctgctggcactaCAAACGGGACCGGCTCCCAACCGGCAGCAATCAGGGCGACTCCACCGTCAGCGCCCAAGCCGAGGAGGGCTATGCCGGATGCGTACGAATCGCCGGCCCTGTCGCGCAAGTCGGCACGCAGCGGCAATCGCATGGCGCGGGCAGAATCGCTCGACACGCTCTCACCGTGCGACTCGATCGCGTCCGATGACTTTATGCTTGACTTTgactgcaacagcagcatggaCTCCATCGATCG GGTCGCGCGTTCCAGTATGGGTGGCAGCGCTAACGGGTTAAACTCGAtggacgagctgcagctgtGGTCCGAGCTGGAGAACAAAGGCGGACACATCATACGCGAGTGGAGCACACTGCTACGCAGCAGCCCGCAGAGCAACAGCACTCACAG ATCCCAGCTACCGGCAAGGGCACGGCTACTCACCCGACGCCTGCAGAACAACGCGACGCCCACGAATGGATCGGAAAGCCCGCGCTCGATCGACAGCCTGCCGCGGCGAACGTTCGCCGGCTCGTACAAGACGGCCACCCTGAGCCAGTTCCACAATCtcgccaacaacaacaacaacaacaactgtacGGACTCTGCCTCGACCGCTACCAACTCCGCGGAAGATCTCACCCTGCTCGACAAGTCGCTGCGCAACTCCATGCTCCAGGACGTGGTGCACTTCAAGAAGCAGCTGGTACGACTCCGCCGGATAATGCAAGAG GATGAAGAAAATTTGATGATG ACCGATACTCTCAACCCATTTGAAAATAACAATGGGCAATTCTTCACGACGGCAGCAGCCGCAATGGCCGCCAATGGTACGATCGGCTCGGCAACAACTACAGCGGCAGCGACGACGGCAACGTCCCaggaacagcaacagcagcagcagcaagaaaacATACTCATCCGCGAGTCCAGCGTGGCGGCCCTTGCCCTACTCGAGGACCAGCGGCAGGAGCTGGCGGATCTCAGAAGACAGGTGGTTTACCTTCAG GGTGAGCTAACGGCCAAAGATCGCACGAttcggcagcagcagaatcTGATCGAAAAGTATGAAGCGGAGCGAGagaagcagcaccagcagcagctccacagCCTCACGAACGGTGGCTCGTCCACGGAGAGCGGGGAAGGTACGGCCCTATCCGGGCCGGACAGTACCGGCAGCAGCGATCGGAACCACCAGTCGGCGGAAACCATCAGCACCGCCACGCAAACGGAACGA CTGAGGCCCGTTTCCTTCGGTGGACAGGAAGGATTAGGAAG TCGCAGTGAGAAGCCGGTGACGCCCAAAAACGGACTGCGCACACCATCAGCAGTAGGGCTGGCGGGGGCAACACCGccccaccaacaccaccaccaccaccaccacaccaacgGGACGCCAACGACACCGAAAAGTAAAACGCAAATCTCCTCCGTCTACACGCAGCTGTCCTCGGTGCGGCACAGCTACGCCGGCAATGGCAGTGCGCCaaccacacccacacacggcACCGGCGCACAGAACGGACTGCGCCGCACCTCGCTCGGCTCTAGCCACAATCTGAGCACGTTCGGGCTGCACAGCCCCAGCGAACGATCGCCGaacggcagcaacaaaccCGTCCGCACCACACACATCGGGACGCTCGCATCACCCATCCAGCGGCAGCCCCCCAACGGCACCACCGTGAAACCTCCACCCTCCAAAGCAGTTCCGCCGAGCCGAACGAACGGTGTTGTGACCGCGTCGAAATTGAACGGATTGAATGGGACGGCAAAGCGAATGGCTGCAGGGGCAGGGACtaccaccggcagcagcagcatcatcaggccaccgtcttcgttcgggagcagcagcagtctagCGAGCGTCGGTGAGCCGCTGAAAAGCAAATCGGCaccgctggtggtggtgccgaaTGGGAAGCTCCTAACGCCGGCCGCTACCGGTGCGGCGACGAGCGATGAGCGGGAAACGTCCAGTTCCTCGGACTCGGACAAGGATACGGTGGTAGTGAATGGAGGAGCGATCGGTACGGCGGGGAGTTGTTGCAGCGAGGAGAGCAATCTTGCCAGTGCCGGCAACACCAACGGCAGCACCGTCAACGGTATCGTAGGACACTGA